The Henckelia pumila isolate YLH828 chromosome 2, ASM3356847v2, whole genome shotgun sequence genome includes a window with the following:
- the LOC140882087 gene encoding uncharacterized protein, whose product MAYASGNSTAVLDISDPLYILPSDAPGINLISEQLIGTENYGIWSRAMIIALRAKNKLAIIDGSCTRPELDAANLKQWERCNAIVLSWIMNGVSKEIFYGIVYFTDAKSVWDDLKERFDKVNGSRIFSLHREIGRLSQGQNTISVYYSKIRQLWDEYSSLVTLPSCSCESAKQYMEHDQQLKLLQFLMGLNDSYSQIRSHILMMHPLPSVGQAFAIVTQEECHRSLSSMGPILAETPNAAFYSSQERRRNTLFCEHCKWPGHTKSRCYKLVGYPPNHKMYKGKPQGWNTNDHKATHHEQGKFGKNMANMTVSDVVPDAVSNQENVPGISFTPDQYAALLKLLEKESSTDTVIGSANMAGPMHWEDNGDW is encoded by the exons ATGGCTTATGCATCTGGTAATTCCACGGCTGTGCTTGACATTTCGGATCCACTCTACATTCTTCCGTCTGATGCACCAGGTATCAATTTGATATCCGAACAATTGATTGGAACTGAAAACTATGGAATTTGGAGTCGAGCAATGATAATTGCGTTACGAGCTAAGAATAAATTGGCGATTATTGATGGAAGTTGTACACGTCCTGAATTAGATGCTGCTAATCTCAAACAATGGGAGCGGTGCAATGCAATTGTGTTGTCTTGGATCATGAATGGTGTCTCGAAAGAGATTTTTTATGGTATTGTTTACTTCACGGATGCGAAGAGTGTTTGGGATGATTTGAAGGAGAGGTTTGATAAGGTGAACGGCTCTCGAATTTTTTCATTGCATCGAGAAATTGGACGACTGTCACAAGGCCAAAACACAATTTCTGTGTATTATTCAAAAATACGGCAGCTATGGGATGAGTATTCTTCACTCGTGACTTTGCCTTCTTGTTCATGTGAATCAGCAAAACAATACATGGAACATGATCAACAACTGAAACTTCTTCAATTTCTCATGGGACTGAATGACAGTTACTCACAAATTAGGAGTCATATTCTGATGATGCACCCACTTCCATCTGTTGGACAAGCCTTTGCTATTGTTACTCAGGAGGAATGTCATCGAAGCTTGTCCAGCATGGGTCCGATTTTAGCTGAAACTCCTAATGCAGCATTTTATTCATCGCAAGAGCGCAGAAGGAACACTCTGTTTTGCGAACACTGTAAATGGCCTGGTCATACAAAATCCAGATGTTACAAGTTGGTAGGATATCCACCTAATCATAAGATGTATAAAGGAAAGCCTCAAGGATGGAATACAAATGATCATAAGGCCACACATCATGAACAAGGAAAATTCGGCAAGAACATGGCTAATATGACTGTTTCTGATGTAGTTCCAGATGCAGTATCAAATCAGGAGAATGTGCCTGGAATTTCTTTTACACCAGATCAATATGCTGCTCTTTTGAAGTTGTTGGAGAAGGAATCATCAACTGACACTGTGATAGGTTCCGCAAATATGGCAG GACCTATGCACTGGGAAGACAATGGGGATTGGTAA